From Parasphaerochaeta coccoides DSM 17374, a single genomic window includes:
- a CDS encoding ComEC/Rec2 family competence protein, which produces MKKKKRTSPAYVFLLVRHQVVLFGIWLLIASIGLFDEILCYRSMILGFLCVSCSVCRAVSFFYSPPLCRSIELFCVLGCSAILLAARVTTFIHPELPFLREEIASVTGVLIADSTITDSGRTLFRLSLSRAGTKDGGEGGAKGNMNALVEDTVTLLAGTRMVLSGTFSGHDERRDENGAVFMSNGFQVISPSPGFLTPPICRMRELRRTLLEKVTDSLSSKSGDEDERNALALCRMMLLGKNDGQDARHLKEKAAAGGVAHVLALSGSHLAWISAVAYGCVFKIRGKCAGIIASSVCIAAFLCLAGPFPSLLRAAVMYFWGVFRPRRADGGGGCEALCAALFVLMVFSPELMSSTGCLMSFAAVIGMLHGTSVLGRCLGKLMPQTIASSLASSFAAMVYSVPFVMDIGGKWTPVGLLVTPPATVFSLVSLISGLLLLVVPFLRYLPFIHFWTAWRQGALWLAVTGYRLMDACVGWGAAWTDSHPWLCTPEACIVTVSLVLTGIAAILYAEKISGRHKKERHELEFRLRFPQCHQQSASGGILGNEQAVRTELPSAPGYQKADCRCP; this is translated from the coding sequence ATGAAGAAAAAGAAAAGGACATCTCCTGCATATGTGTTCCTGCTGGTACGCCATCAGGTGGTTCTTTTCGGAATCTGGCTGCTCATAGCCTCTATCGGATTGTTTGATGAAATCCTCTGCTACCGTTCCATGATATTGGGCTTCCTCTGCGTGAGTTGTTCAGTCTGCCGTGCCGTCTCTTTTTTCTATTCCCCTCCATTATGCCGCAGCATTGAACTTTTCTGCGTCTTGGGCTGCTCGGCCATCCTTCTGGCCGCACGAGTCACGACATTCATCCACCCTGAACTACCTTTCTTGCGTGAAGAAATCGCTTCCGTGACCGGCGTTCTCATTGCAGATTCCACAATCACTGATTCAGGACGCACACTATTCAGGCTCAGTCTTTCCCGCGCTGGAACCAAGGATGGCGGGGAAGGGGGAGCCAAGGGGAACATGAATGCCTTGGTGGAAGACACTGTAACACTCCTTGCAGGTACACGCATGGTGCTGTCCGGCACGTTCTCCGGTCATGATGAAAGGCGTGATGAAAATGGTGCTGTTTTCATGTCCAATGGTTTTCAGGTCATTTCCCCGTCTCCGGGGTTTCTTACGCCACCCATATGCAGGATGCGTGAACTCCGGCGTACCCTGCTGGAGAAAGTGACTGACAGCCTCTCATCGAAAAGCGGAGATGAAGACGAAAGGAATGCCCTGGCTCTCTGTAGGATGATGCTCTTGGGAAAAAATGATGGACAAGACGCACGCCACTTGAAGGAAAAGGCCGCGGCAGGTGGCGTGGCTCACGTCCTTGCCCTTTCCGGTTCCCATCTGGCATGGATTAGCGCCGTGGCGTATGGGTGTGTCTTCAAGATTCGTGGAAAATGCGCGGGGATCATTGCATCCAGCGTGTGCATTGCTGCATTCCTGTGTTTGGCAGGGCCGTTTCCCTCCTTGCTTCGTGCCGCCGTCATGTATTTCTGGGGAGTGTTCCGGCCTCGGAGGGCAGATGGCGGCGGAGGATGTGAAGCCTTGTGCGCCGCGCTGTTCGTCCTCATGGTTTTTTCTCCTGAGCTGATGTCCTCGACAGGATGCCTGATGAGTTTTGCGGCAGTCATCGGCATGCTTCATGGAACGTCTGTCTTGGGACGCTGCTTGGGAAAACTGATGCCCCAAACCATTGCATCAAGTCTTGCTTCATCCTTTGCCGCAATGGTCTATTCAGTACCTTTCGTGATGGACATAGGAGGGAAGTGGACGCCTGTCGGACTGTTGGTCACGCCTCCCGCCACGGTTTTTTCATTGGTTTCCTTAATCAGCGGACTGCTTCTTCTTGTGGTTCCGTTTCTGCGATACCTGCCATTCATCCATTTCTGGACTGCTTGGCGGCAGGGTGCGCTGTGGCTGGCTGTGACCGGATACCGCCTGATGGATGCCTGCGTCGGATGGGGCGCGGCCTGGACTGATTCCCACCCTTGGCTTTGTACGCCAGAAGCATGTATCGTCACGGTCAGTCTTGTGTTGACCGGCATCGCCGCGATTCTGTATGCTGAAAAAATATCAGGAAGACATAAGAAGGAAAGACATGAGTTGGAATTTCGCCTACGATTCCCCCAATGCCATCAACAATCTGCTTCAGGAGGAATCCTTGGCAATGAACAAGCAGTTCGGACAGAACTTCCTTCTGCCCCAGGCTATCAGAAAGCGGATTGTCGATGCCCTTGA
- a CDS encoding class I SAM-dependent rRNA methyltransferase codes for MENITTIIVDEGKEKLPLKHHPWIFSGAIASVSDFTPEEGRTGTTAQVRTADGHFIAWGWYDPQGSIPVRLLEWKESIRPDDGWWVQRLQAAILRRKHFFVRPADGNLPQTTSVRLVHGEADMLPGIVIDILGSLARVIISARAGWDHRDVLIGAIEKLLSPSLIIMNTDAAFTAAEKLPVTEAWYKNGERYYPEGRQKNIRFRENGFFYEINPGTGQKSGFYCDQRDNRAALEKWCVDARVLDAFSYTGGFTLHALGAGAKHVHALDSSSPALRRLLANVHINSDAGRLDATARDRVTIEECNVFEKLRDIPANSYDVVILDPPKLAPSKSHVEAALKAYKDINRLAMNIVKDGGVIFTFSCSGAVDRETFRTTLAWAAADAKIEVQILQVLGQAEDHPVRISFPESEYLSGYVLRVIKN; via the coding sequence ATGGAAAATATCACGACCATCATTGTAGACGAGGGCAAGGAAAAACTTCCCCTCAAGCATCACCCTTGGATTTTCAGCGGAGCCATCGCTTCCGTTTCAGATTTTACTCCTGAAGAAGGCCGGACGGGAACGACTGCCCAGGTTCGGACAGCGGATGGACATTTCATTGCCTGGGGTTGGTACGACCCCCAAGGCAGCATTCCTGTCCGCCTCTTGGAATGGAAGGAGTCCATACGTCCCGATGATGGATGGTGGGTGCAACGCCTACAGGCAGCCATCCTCCGGCGCAAGCATTTTTTTGTCCGGCCTGCGGACGGAAACCTGCCCCAGACTACTTCTGTGAGACTGGTTCACGGAGAAGCCGACATGCTCCCCGGAATCGTCATAGACATCCTCGGCTCGCTTGCCCGTGTAATCATCAGCGCCCGTGCGGGTTGGGATCACAGGGATGTGCTGATTGGCGCAATTGAGAAGCTGCTTTCACCTTCCTTAATCATCATGAACACCGACGCTGCCTTTACCGCAGCGGAAAAGCTACCGGTCACCGAAGCATGGTACAAAAATGGTGAACGGTATTATCCGGAAGGACGCCAGAAGAACATCCGTTTCAGGGAAAATGGATTCTTCTATGAAATAAATCCGGGAACGGGGCAGAAAAGTGGTTTCTACTGCGACCAGAGAGATAACCGCGCAGCTCTGGAAAAATGGTGCGTGGACGCCCGCGTTCTTGATGCTTTCTCCTATACAGGAGGCTTCACTCTCCACGCTTTGGGAGCGGGAGCCAAGCACGTCCATGCCTTGGATTCATCCAGTCCCGCCCTCCGTCGTCTCCTTGCCAATGTCCATATCAACAGCGATGCCGGTCGGTTGGACGCCACAGCCCGTGACAGGGTGACCATTGAGGAATGCAATGTCTTTGAAAAACTCCGGGACATCCCTGCAAACAGCTATGATGTAGTCATCCTGGATCCGCCCAAGCTGGCGCCGTCCAAGAGCCATGTGGAAGCCGCGCTGAAAGCCTACAAGGATATCAACCGCCTTGCCATGAACATAGTAAAGGACGGCGGCGTCATCTTCACGTTCTCCTGTTCAGGAGCCGTGGACAGGGAAACCTTCCGCACAACCCTTGCATGGGCCGCTGCGGACGCCAAGATCGAGGTGCAAATCCTCCAGGTTCTTGGACAAGCCGAGGATCATCCTGTGCGTATTTCCTTCCCGGAATCTGAGTACCTGAGTGGCTATGTCCTGCGGGTCATCAAGAACTAA
- a CDS encoding phospho-sugar mutase, translating into MADYDIGELKKKAENYRDAEKHPVFRKEVDDLLAAQSWDELHERFYTTLSFGTAGIRGIIGGGTNRINPLVVRTVSAALGRYMVSMTAPDADPPSIVIAYDSRRYSDLFAREAALTLAASGVHVYLFDTLHPVPLLSFAVRHLGALAGVVITASHNPAAYNGYKVYWSDGAQVTPPHDKAIAEIITQVDVLDIPDMEETEARASGRLESVPASVDNAYYEAVLASIRRPDAVRDIPVTVVYSPLHGSGNIPVRNLLERLGVTTIVVPEQEKPDGAFPTVALPNPESAKAMEMALKLGKERKADIILGTDPDADRLGIAVPVSPDKSRYELLNGNQIAILLFDYLAGCYSALAKGRDDVPSAYPPGSGRKTPVLVKSIVTTDVVRRIAEDQGIVCREVLTGFKYVAEELAVLEGSAGDARFFLFGAEESYGYLTVPFVRDKDAVSTAVVAVEMLCAHARRGISLYERLHEIYREYGFSFEAVVSNDYAGSAGKQKMQEIMEKFRGKTPGDVLLGSTIQEIVDYASGAVQGLPKADVLVFYLSGGVKLVVRPSGTEPKIKYYLFHTADHDMSESVAREQFDCLVARIGKEHT; encoded by the coding sequence ATGGCGGACTATGATATCGGGGAGTTGAAGAAAAAAGCTGAGAATTATCGTGACGCGGAGAAACATCCTGTGTTCAGGAAGGAAGTAGATGACCTTCTTGCCGCCCAGTCATGGGACGAACTCCATGAACGCTTCTACACGACGCTCTCCTTCGGCACAGCGGGAATCCGTGGTATCATAGGCGGAGGCACGAACCGAATCAATCCGCTGGTGGTCAGGACTGTATCAGCCGCCTTGGGGCGTTACATGGTCTCCATGACGGCTCCTGACGCTGATCCGCCTTCCATAGTCATTGCTTACGACAGCCGCAGATACAGCGACCTGTTCGCCAGGGAAGCAGCCCTGACCCTGGCCGCGTCGGGCGTACATGTCTATCTGTTTGACACTCTCCATCCCGTGCCGCTGCTCTCTTTTGCCGTGCGGCATCTGGGAGCTCTTGCAGGTGTGGTGATTACCGCCAGCCATAATCCTGCCGCCTACAATGGCTATAAGGTCTATTGGAGTGACGGAGCACAGGTAACGCCTCCCCATGACAAAGCCATAGCGGAAATCATCACTCAGGTCGATGTTCTTGACATACCTGACATGGAAGAAACGGAAGCGCGGGCATCAGGACGACTTGAATCGGTTCCCGCTTCGGTTGACAATGCATATTATGAAGCTGTCCTGGCTTCCATCCGCCGTCCGGATGCCGTGAGGGACATTCCGGTGACTGTCGTCTATTCTCCCCTGCATGGTTCGGGGAACATCCCTGTCCGGAATCTTTTGGAACGTCTGGGCGTCACGACCATTGTTGTTCCCGAACAAGAAAAACCTGACGGAGCCTTTCCCACGGTGGCGTTGCCTAACCCTGAGAGCGCGAAAGCGATGGAGATGGCTTTGAAGCTGGGCAAGGAGAGGAAAGCGGACATCATCTTGGGCACCGATCCTGACGCCGACCGCCTGGGGATTGCGGTTCCCGTTTCCCCTGACAAATCCCGGTACGAGCTTCTTAACGGCAATCAGATAGCCATTCTTTTGTTTGATTATCTTGCGGGGTGTTATAGTGCCTTGGCAAAAGGGCGTGACGATGTCCCTTCCGCATATCCTCCGGGAAGCGGCAGGAAGACTCCTGTGTTGGTCAAGAGCATCGTCACCACGGACGTGGTGCGCCGGATCGCCGAGGATCAGGGCATTGTCTGCCGTGAAGTGCTGACTGGGTTCAAATATGTCGCGGAAGAGCTGGCGGTTCTGGAGGGGAGCGCGGGGGATGCAAGGTTCTTCCTTTTCGGCGCGGAAGAAAGTTACGGGTACTTGACCGTTCCGTTCGTCCGTGACAAGGACGCCGTAAGTACTGCGGTGGTGGCCGTCGAAATGCTGTGTGCCCATGCTCGGAGGGGCATTTCCCTGTACGAGAGACTCCATGAGATTTATCGGGAGTATGGATTCAGCTTTGAAGCGGTGGTCAGCAATGATTACGCCGGTTCCGCTGGCAAGCAGAAGATGCAGGAAATCATGGAAAAGTTCCGTGGAAAGACGCCGGGAGATGTTCTTCTAGGGTCAACTATCCAGGAAATCGTCGATTATGCTTCCGGTGCTGTGCAGGGACTGCCCAAGGCTGATGTCTTGGTTTTTTATCTTTCCGGTGGAGTGAAGCTGGTCGTCAGGCCGAGTGGCACGGAACCAAAAATCAAGTACTATCTGTTCCATACCGCCGATCATGACATGTCGGAGTCGGTCGCACGGGAGCAATTTGATTGTCTGGTTGCGCGCATAGGCAAGGAACATACGTAA
- a CDS encoding HDIG domain-containing metalloprotein: MFTRDQALVLWKKYNASESLFHHALTVEAIMRSFAMEHGDDPEYWGLVGLLHDIDWEMFPEIHCKKAPDILKEIGADDAFIHAVVSHGWNIVTDVKPEHYMEKVLYTIDELSGLIVATALMRPEKLNGMSVKSVRKKWKTPSFAAGVNRDIITSGAELLGEDIDSIIARCITALQPKAEELGLGA; encoded by the coding sequence ATGTTCACCCGTGACCAAGCATTAGTTCTTTGGAAGAAATACAATGCCTCTGAATCATTGTTTCATCATGCCCTCACCGTTGAGGCCATCATGCGTTCTTTTGCTATGGAGCATGGCGATGACCCGGAGTACTGGGGACTTGTCGGCCTGCTCCATGACATCGATTGGGAGATGTTTCCGGAAATCCATTGCAAGAAAGCTCCTGATATCCTGAAGGAGATTGGAGCGGACGATGCCTTCATCCATGCTGTCGTCAGCCACGGCTGGAACATTGTGACTGACGTGAAGCCGGAGCATTACATGGAAAAAGTCCTCTACACGATAGATGAACTGAGCGGACTCATTGTAGCGACTGCTCTGATGCGTCCTGAAAAATTGAACGGCATGTCGGTGAAGTCTGTCAGGAAGAAATGGAAGACGCCATCTTTCGCCGCCGGGGTCAACCGGGACATCATCACGTCCGGCGCTGAACTTCTGGGCGAGGATATCGACTCAATCATTGCCCGTTGCATCACCGCGTTACAGCCAAAGGCGGAGGAGCTGGGACTGGGGGCATGA
- a CDS encoding dihydroorotate dehydrogenase produces MMHDSMKPSLKAYLTGRHERSRNAPHETPVALTTVSGVATTQPGLIAWCDREIPDFAILTTKSFQVAPNPGNPEPVICETIPGNFGNSVGLRNPGMTVALEQLRELRKRHSLRAYLLVSLSASNPDDFITLVKAFDGVCDGIELNFSCPHASSGYGSSIGCDPHIASSYVRAIRENTALIHPLFIKLTPNVEDIGIVARSVMEAGADGLTAINTVGPWMHTDPVSGTPILQNALGGKGGASGKWVRARALECVREIRQAVGQHVPLIGMGGATYGTDVAAFIEAGADAVGLGSVLGRVEQAAWPMFVSSVRQTATTVLAGKQSAHQSTNQSTPPVQHMPEKDMVRQERGMAYVRHIVLSKVMYDEATAVITLDGHLECQSGQFTFLWLPGIGEKPFSVAESEPFTFIIKVRGKVSAALVALESGDSVYVRGVYGASLTIPRTDDALLIAGGTGVAVLPDMTRRLAQQGTRIRILTGTTSTVSKGTPALLEAELSQYGEFTCVPDDGVPARVLDYVEKHVETSVPTEVFIIGPEKFMARAARLMLSRGIGAEHIHLSMEKLTLCGIGMCGACVCGERLTCQYGTFMTYDYLLKEMPEFL; encoded by the coding sequence ATGATGCATGATTCCATGAAGCCATCTTTGAAAGCTTATTTGACCGGTCGTCATGAACGGAGCCGGAACGCTCCGCATGAAACGCCTGTTGCGCTGACTACGGTCAGTGGAGTGGCTACTACCCAACCGGGTTTGATTGCGTGGTGTGACCGCGAGATACCGGACTTTGCCATCCTTACGACCAAGAGCTTTCAAGTTGCGCCTAATCCGGGCAATCCGGAGCCTGTCATCTGTGAGACCATCCCCGGAAACTTTGGAAATTCTGTCGGTTTGCGTAATCCAGGAATGACGGTTGCATTGGAACAATTGCGCGAACTACGGAAGCGACATAGCTTGCGCGCCTATCTGCTCGTTTCCCTGTCAGCTTCTAACCCTGATGATTTCATCACTTTGGTAAAAGCATTTGATGGCGTATGTGACGGAATTGAATTGAATTTTTCTTGTCCTCATGCAAGCTCAGGCTATGGTTCATCCATTGGATGTGATCCTCATATTGCTTCTTCATATGTCCGTGCCATCCGTGAGAACACTGCTTTAATCCATCCTCTCTTTATCAAGCTGACACCGAATGTCGAGGATATTGGCATTGTCGCCCGGAGTGTCATGGAAGCTGGCGCGGACGGGCTTACCGCAATCAACACAGTCGGCCCATGGATGCATACTGACCCTGTTTCCGGTACACCCATCCTCCAGAATGCTCTTGGGGGAAAGGGAGGGGCAAGCGGTAAGTGGGTGCGTGCCCGCGCTCTTGAATGTGTCAGGGAGATTCGTCAGGCAGTGGGTCAGCATGTACCTCTCATTGGCATGGGTGGAGCGACCTACGGAACCGATGTCGCCGCGTTCATCGAGGCGGGAGCCGATGCCGTTGGCTTGGGGAGCGTACTGGGACGTGTGGAGCAAGCAGCATGGCCGATGTTTGTTTCCTCGGTAAGGCAGACGGCGACCACCGTGCTTGCTGGAAAGCAGTCTGCACATCAATCTACAAATCAATCTACCCCGCCTGTTCAGCATATGCCTGAGAAAGACATGGTTCGGCAGGAACGGGGCATGGCTTATGTCCGGCATATTGTGCTGTCGAAGGTGATGTATGACGAGGCTACGGCGGTCATCACACTTGACGGACATCTGGAATGCCAGAGCGGACAGTTTACTTTCCTCTGGCTTCCCGGCATAGGTGAGAAGCCTTTCAGTGTCGCGGAGAGCGAGCCGTTTACTTTCATCATCAAAGTCAGAGGAAAAGTAAGCGCAGCTCTGGTTGCCTTGGAATCAGGTGATAGCGTCTATGTCCGTGGTGTATATGGGGCTTCCCTGACAATTCCCCGAACCGATGACGCGCTCTTGATTGCAGGAGGGACGGGTGTCGCCGTCCTGCCTGACATGACCCGGCGTCTTGCGCAACAAGGGACTCGAATACGCATCTTGACGGGAACGACATCAACGGTTTCCAAAGGGACTCCGGCCTTGCTTGAGGCGGAACTTTCACAGTACGGAGAATTTACCTGTGTTCCTGATGACGGTGTGCCAGCCAGGGTTCTGGATTATGTGGAAAAGCATGTGGAGACATCGGTGCCTACCGAGGTGTTCATCATTGGCCCGGAGAAATTCATGGCCAGGGCGGCGCGGCTCATGCTTTCGCGGGGCATAGGAGCGGAACATATCCACCTGTCCATGGAGAAGCTGACGCTCTGCGGCATCGGCATGTGCGGAGCGTGTGTCTGCGGTGAGCGTCTGACCTGCCAGTATGGGACGTTCATGACCTATGATTATCTGCTCAAGGAGATGCCTGAATTTTTATGA
- a CDS encoding magnesium transporter CorA family protein: MITIRKNIISRMDDHVAEAPYTWVDARDLDRDDIARLEEEFAIPSELLADVMDEDEQSHIEKDDDFIYLIVRLPASAEGIDGIDQHAIPLGIVIFPNMVITICQGDSVVLEDLAKHRFRKYPIQTIEGFVISIMNRATMVYIRLLKFLNRQKSLVEENLHLSIKNYELIQLLQIQKSLVYFTTALTSNDALLEKLPKLSYFKLATEDDQDFLDDVIMDNKQAIEMANIYSNILTGTMDAFASVISNNMNVIMKRLTIISISLMFPTFVTSFFGMNVDLPFQEGSLMWIWLLVGCGLSAMIGAWLLGDRRNRRLVQQASLGENFRRGNSLARTKKTKVRVKK; the protein is encoded by the coding sequence ATGATTACGATTAGAAAGAATATCATAAGCCGTATGGACGATCATGTCGCCGAAGCTCCCTATACATGGGTGGATGCCAGGGATTTGGACAGGGATGACATTGCACGCCTTGAGGAGGAGTTTGCCATTCCCAGCGAATTGCTCGCTGACGTCATGGACGAGGACGAACAGTCCCATATTGAGAAGGATGATGACTTCATTTACCTGATTGTCCGTCTGCCGGCATCCGCGGAAGGCATTGATGGCATCGACCAACATGCCATCCCTCTGGGCATCGTCATTTTTCCCAACATGGTAATCACCATCTGCCAGGGAGACAGCGTGGTCTTGGAGGATTTGGCCAAGCATCGTTTCCGCAAATATCCCATACAGACGATTGAAGGCTTTGTAATCAGCATCATGAACCGCGCGACGATGGTGTACATCCGTCTGCTCAAATTTCTCAACCGCCAAAAAAGCTTGGTCGAGGAGAACCTTCATCTGTCCATCAAGAACTATGAGCTTATCCAGCTGCTCCAGATTCAGAAGTCCTTGGTATATTTCACCACAGCCCTGACAAGCAATGACGCCCTGCTGGAAAAACTTCCCAAGCTTTCATATTTCAAACTTGCTACGGAGGACGACCAGGATTTCCTTGATGATGTCATCATGGATAACAAGCAGGCTATTGAAATGGCCAATATCTATTCCAACATACTCACCGGTACCATGGACGCATTCGCATCGGTCATCTCCAACAACATGAACGTCATCATGAAAAGGCTGACAATCATCTCGATTTCCTTGATGTTCCCGACTTTCGTCACCAGTTTCTTCGGGATGAACGTTGATTTGCCATTCCAGGAAGGTTCGTTGATGTGGATATGGCTTCTGGTCGGTTGCGGACTCAGTGCCATGATTGGCGCATGGCTCCTGGGCGACCGGCGCAACAGGCGTCTGGTTCAGCAGGCCAGCCTGGGGGAGAATTTCAGGCGGGGAAACTCCTTGGCCAGGACGAAAAAAACGAAAGTCCGTGTGAAAAAATAA
- a CDS encoding YkgJ family cysteine cluster protein: MDDIAGICARFEGTFVGWQIAELQEIYQALEPESRDFTSKFSISCPSGCGTCCERFVPDITYSEARLVAAWLILNSRSRLVQAVEEWKSGDRGCPLYNPDTPYHCTVYPVRPLVCRLFAACATKGKAGMEFRRCRFNADATAPQEIEAPALEAAGAPVMQDYAYRVRSLEGAGGVTLLPEAVLAAMDELRFILAATLDEQGPDNSNPDDTPTPTPTPLAS, from the coding sequence ATGGACGACATTGCAGGGATATGCGCGCGTTTCGAGGGGACATTCGTTGGCTGGCAGATAGCGGAATTGCAGGAGATTTATCAGGCGCTGGAGCCGGAAAGCAGGGATTTTACCTCGAAATTTTCCATTTCCTGCCCATCGGGATGCGGGACATGCTGCGAGCGGTTCGTGCCTGACATCACCTACTCCGAGGCTCGTCTTGTCGCCGCATGGCTTATCCTGAACTCCCGTTCACGGCTGGTTCAGGCAGTGGAGGAATGGAAATCAGGGGATAGGGGATGTCCTTTGTATAATCCTGATACGCCATATCACTGTACCGTCTATCCTGTTCGTCCCTTGGTATGCCGTCTGTTCGCAGCCTGCGCGACGAAAGGAAAAGCTGGCATGGAATTTCGTAGATGCCGTTTCAATGCAGATGCCACCGCACCGCAGGAAATAGAAGCTCCAGCCCTTGAAGCCGCTGGAGCTCCCGTCATGCAGGATTATGCCTATCGGGTGCGTTCCCTGGAAGGTGCGGGCGGGGTGACTCTGCTTCCTGAAGCAGTTCTTGCCGCCATGGATGAACTCAGGTTCATCCTTGCCGCCACATTAGACGAACAAGGACCTGACAATTCCAATCCTGACGACACGCCGACTCCCACGCCCACGCCTCTTGCAAGTTAG
- a CDS encoding HAD family hydrolase produces the protein MHHIVRYPAVIFDLDGTLVNTIPDITAAINAALATAGAVPLDSDRVKQLVGRGLANALRGAMESSGLETGGELFSSCLSVLSDYYGRHPYDGSFPYPGILELLEKLQRDGVVLGVLSNKTDSLVADIIAALFPRVSFAFVRGQRLDRPMKPAPSALDDFFTLSGLDPADVCYVGDSEVDWQFASRFSGMGSVIVSWGFRSRKQLEEAGISCLADTITELEEAIYGGL, from the coding sequence ATGCATCACATAGTACGGTATCCCGCTGTCATTTTTGACCTTGATGGTACGCTGGTCAATACCATTCCTGACATCACTGCCGCCATCAATGCGGCACTTGCGACTGCCGGTGCTGTCCCGTTGGACAGCGACAGGGTGAAGCAGTTGGTTGGCAGAGGGCTTGCGAATGCGTTGCGGGGCGCCATGGAATCCAGCGGATTGGAGACGGGAGGCGAACTGTTTTCTTCTTGTCTGTCCGTCCTGTCGGACTACTATGGTCGGCATCCTTATGATGGGTCTTTCCCGTATCCCGGAATCCTGGAACTTCTGGAAAAACTCCAAAGGGACGGAGTGGTCTTGGGAGTGCTGTCCAACAAGACGGATTCCTTGGTTGCTGACATCATTGCCGCTTTGTTCCCTCGTGTTTCATTTGCCTTTGTCCGAGGGCAGAGGCTTGACCGTCCCATGAAGCCCGCTCCGTCGGCACTTGATGATTTCTTCACGCTGTCCGGTTTGGATCCGGCGGATGTATGTTATGTCGGTGACAGCGAGGTGGACTGGCAGTTTGCTTCCCGCTTTTCGGGCATGGGCAGCGTGATTGTATCATGGGGATTCCGAAGCCGGAAACAGTTGGAGGAGGCAGGAATATCCTGCTTGGCAGATACCATTACAGAACTTGAGGAGGCCATATATGGCGGACTATGA
- a CDS encoding dihydroorotase produces the protein MKAQFPSMIDPHVHFRDWEQSEKETLRHGICSGLVAGVSCFFDMPNTVPPLTDEATILRRLSHADKVMAEMDGDDAIRISYHVYGGITTDMEQIRDMVALHARLFPLMVGLKLFAGHSTGNMGVVTEEQQRAVYRTLADCGYKGVVALHCEKEALLCPDCDAPDDALAHSLARPSTAEVESVRDQIRFAREEGFAGTLHVCHISTAGAIGLVSEAREQGMQITCGATPHHALLSVQDSLPHRHLSMNPPLREQADRDAVFLALLDGHIDWIETDHAPHTREDKKNGANGIPGYTGLMLLIRRLRMADCPEERLRDLLGKNVLQAFGLDGQAITVPDASFIDNSLGSSRVRYPWDPYEGME, from the coding sequence ATGAAAGCACAATTCCCCTCAATGATAGACCCCCATGTCCATTTCCGGGACTGGGAACAGAGTGAGAAGGAAACGCTCCGCCACGGGATATGTTCCGGTTTGGTTGCCGGAGTCTCCTGTTTCTTTGACATGCCGAATACTGTTCCACCATTGACGGATGAAGCGACAATCCTCCGGCGGCTCTCCCATGCTGACAAAGTGATGGCGGAGATGGATGGAGACGATGCTATCCGTATTTCCTATCATGTATATGGGGGCATCACGACGGACATGGAGCAAATACGTGACATGGTTGCCCTTCATGCCAGGCTTTTTCCCCTGATGGTCGGTCTTAAGCTCTTTGCCGGACATTCAACTGGAAACATGGGTGTTGTCACGGAAGAACAGCAGAGGGCGGTATATCGGACATTGGCGGACTGTGGCTATAAAGGGGTAGTCGCCCTGCATTGTGAAAAAGAAGCGTTGTTATGTCCTGATTGTGATGCACCGGATGATGCTCTGGCTCATTCCCTTGCACGTCCTTCCACGGCGGAAGTGGAATCAGTCCGTGACCAGATACGTTTTGCCCGTGAGGAAGGATTTGCGGGGACGCTCCATGTCTGTCACATCAGCACGGCTGGAGCAATTGGACTGGTGAGCGAGGCGAGGGAACAGGGGATGCAGATTACCTGCGGAGCTACACCACATCACGCCCTGCTCAGCGTACAGGACTCCCTGCCGCATAGACATCTGTCAATGAACCCTCCTTTGAGGGAACAAGCGGACAGGGATGCCGTGTTCTTGGCTCTCTTGGACGGACATATCGATTGGATTGAGACGGATCACGCCCCGCATACACGTGAAGACAAGAAGAACGGGGCAAACGGCATACCCGGATACACTGGACTGATGCTTCTTATCCGCCGTCTCAGGATGGCAGACTGTCCGGAGGAAAGGCTCCGGGATTTGTTGGGTAAAAACGTCCTGCAAGCCTTTGGTCTGGATGGACAGGCAATAACCGTCCCCGATGCATCTTTCATAGACAACAGCCTCGGCAGTTCACGGGTGAGATATCCTTGGGATCCGTATGAGGGCATGGAATAG